One window from the genome of Penaeus monodon isolate SGIC_2016 chromosome 2, NSTDA_Pmon_1, whole genome shotgun sequence encodes:
- the LOC119580851 gene encoding C-terminal-binding protein-like isoform X1 — MDKPPGLVGTERSFPVPQTGPAAMLASNKRPRLDNIRPPIPNGPGMHARPLVALLDGRDCAVEMPILKDVATVAFCDAQSTSEIHEKVLNEAVGALMWHTITLTKDDLEKFKALKVIVRIGSGIDNVDVKAAGELGIAVCNVPGYGVEEVADTTMCLILNLYRRTYWLANMVREGKKFTGPEQVWEVREAAQGCARIREDTLGIVGLGRIGSAVALRAKAFGFNVTFYDPYLSDGIEKSLGLARVYTLQDLLYRSDCVSLHCSLNEHNNHLINDFTIKQMRPGAFLVNTARGALVDENALAAALKEGRIRAAALDVHENEPYNPFQGPLKDAPNLICTPHAAYYSDASSNELREMAANEIRRAIIGRIPETLRNCVNKEYFVTNYSEGGVNGTVPYYVPVHSTTHDSVPPHSSGPPPTSHEVQASLHPHTCPPLYPQVEEPRPRLDPLVRPVLENPPPHNTNFLHQFNYQPSAVTTSQESFHHES; from the exons ATGGACAAGCCCCCGGGACTCGTAGGGACTGAGCGAAGCTTCCCAGTCCCCCAGACAGGGCCGGCAGCCATGCTAGCCAGCAATAAGCGCCCGCGATTAGACAACATCCGGCCACCCATACCCAATGGGCCCGGTATGCACGCCCGCCCACTGGTGGCCCTCCTTGACGGGCGTGACTGCGCCGTCGAGATGCCCATCCTCAAGGATGTGGCCACGGTAGCCTTCTGCGACGCCCAGTCGACCTCCGAAATACACGAGAAG GTCCTAAACGAGGCAGTCGGGGCACTCATGTGGCACACCATCACACTCACCAAAGACGACCTTGAGAAGTTCAAGGCGCTCAAGGTGATCGTCCGGATCGGTAGCGGGATCGATAATGTTGATGTTAAG GCTGCAGGAGAGCTGGGCATCGCAGTGTGCAACGTACCAGGTTACGGAGTAGAGGAGGTTGCCGACACCACCATGTGCCTCATTCTAAACCTATATCGTCGCACATACTGGTTGGCCAACATGGTCCGCGAGGGGAAGAAATTTACGGGTCCCGAGCAGGTGTGGGAG GTTCGAGAGGCAGCCCAAGGATGTGCTCGGATACGTGAAGACACACTGGGAATAGTTGGTCTTG GTCGCATTGGGTCTGCTGTGGCGCTAAGAGCAAAAGCTTTTGGTTTCAACGTCACATTTTACGATCCCTACCTCTCAGACGGGATCGAAAAGAGTCTGGGCTTAGCACGAGTATACACACTACAG GATCTGTTGTACCGAAGTGACTGTGTCTCTTTACACTGCTCCCTCAATGAGCATAATAACCACCTCATAAATGACTTCACAATTAAGCAG ATGCGGCCGGGGGCTTTCCTGGTAAACACTGCTCGAGGGGCATTGGTGGATGAGAATGCCTTGGCCGCGGCCTTAAAGGAAGGCAGAATCAGAGCCGCCGCACTTGACGTTCACGAGAATGAGCCATACAACCCATTCCAGG GACCTCTCAAAGATGCACCAAACCTGATTTGCACTCCGCATGCAGCATATTACTCTGATGCATCCAGTAATGAGTTGCGAGAGATGGCTGCCAATGAGATTCGCCGTGCAATAATAGGCCGCATCCCAGAAACATTACGGAACTGTGTCAACAAGGAATATTTCGTGACCAACTATAGTGAAGGAGGCGTCAATGGCACCGTCCCATACTATGTCCCAGTTCACTCCACCACACATGACTCTGTGCCCCCACACTCAAGTGGACCCCCGCCCACAAGCCACGAGGTGCAggcatccctccacccccacactTGCCCCCCACTGTACCCGCAAGTGGAAGAACCTCGCCCCAGACTGGACCCCCTGGTCCGCCCGGTCCTCGAGAatccacctccccataacacaaACTTCCTTCACCAATTCAACTATCAACCCTCCGCT GTGACCACAAGTCAAGAGTCATTCCACCATGAAAGCTGA
- the LOC119580851 gene encoding C-terminal-binding protein-like isoform X2 — protein MDKPPGLVGTERSFPVPQTGPAAMLASNKRPRLDNIRPPIPNGPGMHARPLVALLDGRDCAVEMPILKDVATVAFCDAQSTSEIHEKVLNEAVGALMWHTITLTKDDLEKFKALKVIVRIGSGIDNVDVKAAGELGIAVCNVPGYGVEEVADTTMCLILNLYRRTYWLANMVREGKKFTGPEQVREAAQGCARIREDTLGIVGLGRIGSAVALRAKAFGFNVTFYDPYLSDGIEKSLGLARVYTLQDLLYRSDCVSLHCSLNEHNNHLINDFTIKQMRPGAFLVNTARGALVDENALAAALKEGRIRAAALDVHENEPYNPFQGPLKDAPNLICTPHAAYYSDASSNELREMAANEIRRAIIGRIPETLRNCVNKEYFVTNYSEGGVNGTVPYYVPVHSTTHDSVPPHSSGPPPTSHEVQASLHPHTCPPLYPQVEEPRPRLDPLVRPVLENPPPHNTNFLHQFNYQPSAVTTSQESFHHES, from the exons ATGGACAAGCCCCCGGGACTCGTAGGGACTGAGCGAAGCTTCCCAGTCCCCCAGACAGGGCCGGCAGCCATGCTAGCCAGCAATAAGCGCCCGCGATTAGACAACATCCGGCCACCCATACCCAATGGGCCCGGTATGCACGCCCGCCCACTGGTGGCCCTCCTTGACGGGCGTGACTGCGCCGTCGAGATGCCCATCCTCAAGGATGTGGCCACGGTAGCCTTCTGCGACGCCCAGTCGACCTCCGAAATACACGAGAAG GTCCTAAACGAGGCAGTCGGGGCACTCATGTGGCACACCATCACACTCACCAAAGACGACCTTGAGAAGTTCAAGGCGCTCAAGGTGATCGTCCGGATCGGTAGCGGGATCGATAATGTTGATGTTAAG GCTGCAGGAGAGCTGGGCATCGCAGTGTGCAACGTACCAGGTTACGGAGTAGAGGAGGTTGCCGACACCACCATGTGCCTCATTCTAAACCTATATCGTCGCACATACTGGTTGGCCAACATGGTCCGCGAGGGGAAGAAATTTACGGGTCCCGAGCAG GTTCGAGAGGCAGCCCAAGGATGTGCTCGGATACGTGAAGACACACTGGGAATAGTTGGTCTTG GTCGCATTGGGTCTGCTGTGGCGCTAAGAGCAAAAGCTTTTGGTTTCAACGTCACATTTTACGATCCCTACCTCTCAGACGGGATCGAAAAGAGTCTGGGCTTAGCACGAGTATACACACTACAG GATCTGTTGTACCGAAGTGACTGTGTCTCTTTACACTGCTCCCTCAATGAGCATAATAACCACCTCATAAATGACTTCACAATTAAGCAG ATGCGGCCGGGGGCTTTCCTGGTAAACACTGCTCGAGGGGCATTGGTGGATGAGAATGCCTTGGCCGCGGCCTTAAAGGAAGGCAGAATCAGAGCCGCCGCACTTGACGTTCACGAGAATGAGCCATACAACCCATTCCAGG GACCTCTCAAAGATGCACCAAACCTGATTTGCACTCCGCATGCAGCATATTACTCTGATGCATCCAGTAATGAGTTGCGAGAGATGGCTGCCAATGAGATTCGCCGTGCAATAATAGGCCGCATCCCAGAAACATTACGGAACTGTGTCAACAAGGAATATTTCGTGACCAACTATAGTGAAGGAGGCGTCAATGGCACCGTCCCATACTATGTCCCAGTTCACTCCACCACACATGACTCTGTGCCCCCACACTCAAGTGGACCCCCGCCCACAAGCCACGAGGTGCAggcatccctccacccccacactTGCCCCCCACTGTACCCGCAAGTGGAAGAACCTCGCCCCAGACTGGACCCCCTGGTCCGCCCGGTCCTCGAGAatccacctccccataacacaaACTTCCTTCACCAATTCAACTATCAACCCTCCGCT GTGACCACAAGTCAAGAGTCATTCCACCATGAAAGCTGA